The following coding sequences are from one Molothrus aeneus isolate 106 chromosome Z, BPBGC_Maene_1.0, whole genome shotgun sequence window:
- the RUSC2 gene encoding AP-4 complex accessory subunit RUSC2 isoform X2, translated as MDSPPKLTGETLIVHHIPLVHCQVPDRQCCSMSKRTNPFCQPELTITRTSALPDRDLSQTDSLVYSSFLQTSETSAEASDHKERKARDLIVPSVSKRHNPFLLSEGEDLSIFGDDLGQKSFHLHNSLVDGKPPFNLQDLALPPFHLHDSNHIVKSWNMASRSGVVDGQEDKLGSDDIQKRNNANRCHQASERMELDECSCHRGSSSNFSFDSGDQEWNQNMGEPLRNQDALHRTCSCSSSEIQHCRCYSSSSQSEVIDQQMGYISDSSCNSSDGVLVNFSALYNKMNGQPQSNLNSANLSCDSSFCSHSDTGAFYLDLHSSPTESKMSCESHNPESSGKVCGCQHSSSPVLDANCNSYHLHCEPCTSESSDLTACFQSQARLVVATQNYYKLVTCDLSSQSSPSPAGSSITSCSEDQTKGSPAQPTEYYLFRRPDLRQEGNVECSEEEPKGESSQNMIEGQVYVNVSPPNLNTSRQRSRSYDQNLDRSPGSRLGSLERMVSCPVKLSESPAIPIQSSPPKRVTSFAELAKGRKKNGTSPPHRSSGDSSLEFSPIPETQRDCPTFLEERARRSQSLPPMPFIHGLNRSCEGFCLNHAFGDSQALCSTKDSVSSEKVPSGHGAGGGTDSKPVVRYSKDQRPTTLPIQPFVFQHHFSKPPKARALHSHFASSLSQLYSLSSNRPANQQISTSQSSALATSAEQAAVAGSQAHGTLATQQRLADGAASRGDGGIKKPGPETTRPSPLGSYSPVRCNVPFFQSVDSSSSPISERAEDSQPPRSRSCPISANLLPTRSSPAVSVMQPTKATKADTLRQKENPKLIPKKEAPLEPSPPLSEYRLHSGSLPPLSVGGMSMSRVGGHADSHWRSGSETSSSGPLSSMGVRPVNANHLSPQALKWREYRRRNPLGLDRVSGLPSLAGSLDRRQQEPRLNRGNPIFELPGALSTSHFHCKLNGQSMRQLQLTYNDFFPDYFSLAEKPPAEFCLSPDGNTESISIDLLQKNGLVKAINTAVDLIVAHFGTSRDPGVKAKLGNSSVSPNVGHLILKYLCPAVRDILSDGLKAYVLDMIIGQRRNIPWSVVEASTQLGPSTKLLHSLYSKISQYTELTNHTMRFNAFIFGLLNIRSLEFWFNHLYNHEDIILAHYQPVGFLCLSHSVCQPLFEELLLLLQPLSLLPFNLDLLFEHHLMQMGKEQQQQKELLRVKQDLLLSVHSTLQLMRTRGSSEDPDGCSTAPETCQGGARDGDISPGHSPQQAVSEKRVKGVGASSGEGDREEEQSKMRESTWEGKKDKQAGWWYQLMQTSQIYIESSAEGSKFIRSEKKKAALNPAPRSVETQKAPPPREGVVEGAEACPIAEGTLEERPKAASKPSPEAMEEPLEKPQQVVVGEEMKERSWPFWMGSPPDSVLTELKRSKEKEAQQRVGAAAAPQEDSSTSASEGSQPIKWGHLFGSRKVQKEPRQPNRLPSGWLSLDKSVFQLVAQTVGASMWREAAPEPDPPHPEPPEAPAVARPVQAMSPHPTCEVKALCHHIATEAGQLSFNKGDILQVISKVDGDWLQCSLGSEKGLVPIMYVTHPEDEDY; from the exons ATGGATAGTCCACCCAAACTGACTGGTGAGACGCTGATTGTCCATCACATTCCCCTGGTGCATTGCCAGGTCCCTGATAGACAGTGCTGCTCCATGAGCAAAAGGACCAACCCCTTCTGCCAGCCAGAGCTCACCATTACACGGACCTCTGCTCTTCCAGACAGAGACCTCTCACAGACTGACTCCTTGGTGTACAGCAGCTTTCTCCAGACCTCTGAAACCTCAGCAGAGGCCTCAGAtcacaaagaaaggaaagcaaggGATCTGATTGTCCCTAGCGTCAGTAAGCGACACAACCCTTTCCTGCTGAGTGAGGGTGAAGACCTCAGTATTTTTGGGGATGACTTGGGTCAAAAATCTTTCCACCTTCACAACTCACTCGTTGATGGCAAGCCTCCCTTCAATCTGCAGGATCTGGCCTTGCCCCCTTTCCACCTCCACGACTCCAACCACATTGTGAAATCCTGGAACATGGCCAGCCGGTCTGGTGTGGTGGATGGGCAGGAGGACAAACTCGGCAGTGATGACATCCAGAAGAGGAACAATGCAAACAGGTGCCATCAGGCCTCAGAACGCATGGAGCTGGATGAATGCAGCTGCCATCGTGGCAGCTCCTCCAACTTCTCCTTTGACAGTGGTGACCAGGAGTGGAACCAGAACATGGGTGAACCGCTGAGGAATCAGGatgccctgcacaggacatgcAGTTGTTCCAGCTCAGAGATCCAGCACTGTCGCTGCTACAGTTCGTCAAGTCAGTCTGAAGTGATTGACCAACAGATGGGCTACATCAGTGACTCTTCTTGCAACAGTTCTGATGGGGTCCTGGTGAACTTCAGTGCTCTCTACAACAAAATGAATGGTCAGCCTCAGTCCAACCTGAATTCAGCTAACCTGTCCTGTGACTCTTCCTTCTGCAGCCACTCAGACACAGGAGCTTTTTACCTGGATTTACACTCATCACCCACTGAATCCAAGATGTCTTGCGAGTCGCATAACCCAGAAAGTTCGGGGAAGGTGTGTGGGTGTCAACACTCCTCCTCACCTGTCCTTGATGCTAACTGCAATTCCTACCATCTCCACTGTGAGCCTTGCACATCGGAGAGCTCAGACCTCACTGCCTGCTTCCAGAGCCAAGCGCGGCTTGTTGTGGCTACTCAGAATTACTATAAGTTAGTCACATGTGACTTGTCTTCCCAGTCATCCCCCAGCCCCGCGGGATCTTCCATAACTAGCTGCTCAGAAGACCAGACCAAGGgtagcccagcccagcccacagAATACTATCTGTTCAGAAGGCCCGACCTGAGACAAGAAGGCAATGTAGAGTGCAGTGAAGAGGAGCCAAAGGGAGAATCCAGCCAGAACATGATTGAGGGTCAGGTCTATGTCAATGTGTCACCACCGAACCTCAACACAAGCCGGCAGCGATCCAGGAGCTACGATCAGAACCTGGACAGGAGTCctggcagcaggctgggctcCTTGGAGCGCATGGTGAGCTGCCCAGTCAAGCTGAGTGAAAGTCCAGCAATACCCATTCAGAGCTCTCCCCCCAAGAGGGTGACATCGTTCGCTGAACTGGCTAAAGGACGGAAGAAGAATGGCACCTCCCCTCCGCACCGCTCCAGTGGTGATTCTTCCCTGGAGTTCTCTCCTATCCCTGAGACTCAGCGGGATTGCCCAACCTTCCTTGAAGAAAGAGCTCGGCGCAGCCAGAGTCTTCCACCCATGCCCTTCATCCATGGCCTGAACCGGAGCTGCGAGGGCTTCTGTTTGAATCATGCTtttggggacagccaggctTTGTGTTCCACCAAAGACTCCGTCTCCAGTGAGAAGGTCCCCAGTGGGCATGGGGCAG GTGGTGGCACAGACAGCAAACCTGTGGTACGCTACAGCAAGGACCAGCGTCCCACAACTCTGCCCATCCAGCCCTTTGTTTTTCAGCACCATTTCAGCAAGCCACCCAAGGCACGTGCCCTGCACAGCCATTTTGcctccagcctttcccagctctaCAGCTTGTCCAGCAACCGGCCTGCCAACCAGCAGATCTCCACTTCTCAGTCCTCAGCCTTGGCCACCTCGGCAGAGCAGGCAGCGGTGGCGGGGAGCCAAGCCCATGGCACGCTCGCGACCCAGCAGCGCTTAGCAGACGGAGCTGCCTCGCGCGGCGATGGGGGCATCAAGAAGCCTGGCCCCGAAACAACCCGTCCATCCCCGCTGGGCAGCTACTCCCCCGTGCGATGCAATGTGCCTTTCTTCCAAAGCGTGGACTCCTCTTCCTCACCCATCTCTGAGAGAGCTGAAGACAGCCAGCCCCCCAGAAGCAGGTCCTGCCCCATCTCTGCTAACCTGCTTCCCACGAGGTCATCTCCTGCTGTCAGTGTCATGCAGCCCACCAAAGCCACCAAAGCTGACACCCTGAGGCAAAAGGAGAACCCCAAGCTGATTCCCAAGAAGGAGGCCCCGCTTGAGCCAAGCCCACCACTCTCCGAATACCGACTCCACAGTGGGTCCCTCCCGCCCCTCTCAGTGGGTGGCATGTCCATGAGCAGAGTAGGAGGCCATGCAGATTCACACTGGAGAAGTGGCAGTGAGACCAGCAGCTCTGGTCCCCTGAGCAGCATGGGAGTACGGCCTGTCAATG CGAACCACCTCTCCCCCCAAGCGCTGAAGTGGCGGGAGTACAGGCGGAGGAACCCCCTGGGTCTGGACCGTGTTTCAGGGCTGCCCAGCTTAGCGGGCAGCCTGGACAGGAGGCAGCAAGAGCCTCGGCTGAACCGGGGCAACCCCATCTTTGAGCTCCCTGGCGCTCTCAGCACCAGCCATTTCCACTGCAAGCTGAACG GGCAGTCTATGAGGCAGCTCCAGCTTACCTACAATGACTTTTTCCCTGACTACTTCTCGCTAGCGGAGAAACCTCCTGCTGAGTTCTGCCTCTCCCCAGATGGCAACACAGAGTCCATCTCCATCGACTTGCTGCAGAAGAACG GTCTTGTGAAGGCTATCAACACCGCTGTTGACCTGATTGTGGCTCACTTTGGAAccagcagggatccaggggtgAAG GCCAAACTTGGGAACAGCTCTGTGAGCCCCAATGTGGGGCATCTCATCCTGAAATACCTGTGCCCAGCTGTCCGGGACATTCTCAGTGATGGGCTCAAGGCTTACGTCCTGGACATGATCATTGGCCAGAGGAGGAACATCCCCTGGAGCGTGGTGGAGGCATCCACCCAGCTAG GGCCCTCCACAAAGTTGCTGCACAGCCTCTACAGCAAGATCAGCCAGTACACAGAGCTCACCAACCACACCATGCGGTTCAACGCGTTCATCTTTGGCCTCCTCAA TATCCGGTCCTTGGAGTTCTGGTTCAACCACCTTTACAACCATGAAG ACATCATCCTGGCACACTATCAACCAGTGGGCTTCTTGTGCCTGTCTCACAGTGTGTGCCAACCTCTTTTTGAGGAGCTCCTGCTCCTACTCcagcctctctccctgctgcccttcaACCTAGACCTCCTCTTCGAGCACCACCTGATGCAGATgggcaaagagcagcagcagcaaaaggagcTGCTGCGTGTGAAGCAGGacctgctgctttctgtgcaCTCCACCCTGCAGCTGATGCGGACCCGGGGCAGCAGTGAGGATCCTGATGGCTGCAGCACCGCCCCTGAAACATGCCAAGGGGGTGCCAGAGATGGTGACATCTCACCAGGGCACAGCCCGCAGCAAGCTGTGAGTGAGAAGAGGGTCAAGGGAGTGGGGGCCTCCTCCGGAGAAGGTGACagggaggaagagcagagcaAGATGCGAGAGAGCACGTGGGAGGGGAAGAAGGACAAGCAGGCAGGCTGGTGGTACCAGCTCATGCAGACCTCTCAGATTTACATTGAGAGTTCAGCTGAAGGCTCAAAGTTCATCCGCTCGGAGAAGAAGAAAGCAGCTTTGAATCCTGCACCCCGGTCAGTGGAGACCCAGAAGGCACCACCTCCTCGAGAAGGAGTGGTGGAGGGTGCAGAGGCTTGTCCCATTGCTGAGGGCACCTTGGAGGAGAGGCCCAAAGCAGCCAGCAAGCCAAGTCCTGAAGCCATGGAAGAGCCCTTGGAAAAGCCCCAGCAGGTAGTGGTCGGTGAAGAGATGAAGGAACGGAGCTGGCCCTTCTGGATGGGCAGCCCCCCAGACTCTGTGCTTACAGAGCTAAAGCGCAGCAAGGAGAAGGAGGCTCAGCAAagagtgggagcagcagcagccccccaAGAGGACAGCAGCACCAGTGCATCAGAGGGCAGCCAGCCCATCAAGTGGGGACACTTGTTTGGGTCCAGGAAGGTACAAAAAGAGCCCAGACAACCAAACAG GTTGCCCTCCGGCTGGCTGAGCTTGGACAAGTCCGTCTTCCAGCTGGTGGCCCAGACAGTTGGGGCTAGCATGTGGCGTGAAGCAGCCCCGGAGCCAGACCCTCCCCATCCAGAACCACCTGAGGCACCTGCTGTGGCACGACCAGTCCAGGCGATGTCTCCTCACCCTACCTG TGAGGTGAAAGCTCTTTGCCATCACATTGCCACTGAAGCAGGACAACTGAGCTTCAACAAAGGGGATATTCTGCAGGTCATCTCCAAGGTGGATGGTGACTGGCTGCAGTGCAGCCTTGGCTCCGAAAAGGGACTGGTGCCCATCATGTATGTCACCCACCCTGAGGATGAGGACTATTGA